The following are encoded together in the Phragmites australis chromosome 19, lpPhrAust1.1, whole genome shotgun sequence genome:
- the LOC133900622 gene encoding zinc finger protein 10-like has translation MNSTEMDQLGKYLGLWGQRRSSSSTAASPIPSWAAAYGSEPSWEEQAFARDAAAHLGGCVWPPRSYSCSFCQREFRSAQALGGHMNVHRRDRALLRQGSSPEDVQDMSAPHDQPQKGVLLFRAASNTSTTTTSSIAVPSAKGGVNSGIAPPPSYLATIIKESKTKLFLSISAPMVVMREEAIDQGDHDDNEEELGRMMKRRRLDHPSVELPIFVQPTAAASEVATSESQGLQGLDQDAKVARTIIASPSSIPHLLNQQEVDLELRLGTTPKVT, from the coding sequence ATGAACTCCACAGAGATGGATCAACTAGGCAAGTACTTGGGCTTGTGGGGGCaaagaagaagcagcagcagcactgcTGCGAGCCCCATCCCTTCTTGGGCGGCAGCGTACGGCAGTGAGCCGTCGTGGGAGGAGCAGGCGTTCGCGCGCGACGCGGCGGCGCACCTCGGCGGCTGCGTGTGGCCGCCGCGCTCCTACTCATGCAGCTTCTGCCAGCGCGAGTTCCGGTCGGCGCAGGCGCTCGGTGGTCACATGAACGTCCACCGCCGCGACAGAGCTCTTCTGCGGCAGGGTTCGTCCCCCGAAGACGTCCAAGACATGAGCGCCCCCCATGATCAACCACAGAAAGGGGTTCTCTTGTTCAGGGCAGCCTCTAACACTAGCACTACCACTACTAGTAGTATTGCCGTCCCGTCAGCTAAGGGGGGTGTGAACAGTGGTatcgctcctcctccttcctacCTAGCAACCATCATCAAGGAGAGCAAGACCAAGCTTTTCTTGTCGATATCGGCGCCTATGGTGGTGATGAGGGAAGAGGCAATAGATCAGGGCGATCATGACGACAACGAGGAGGAGCtggggaggatgatgaagaggaggcgTCTAGATCATCCGTCGGTAGAGCTTCCAATCTTTGTGCAGCCGACAGCGGCGGCTTCCGAGGTGGCAACAAGTGAATCACAGGGCCTACAGGGGCTTGATCAAGATGCAAAGGTAGCCAGAACAATAATCGCAAGCCCTAGCTCTATTCCTCATCTTTTGAATCAACAAGAAGTAGATCTAGAGCTGAGGCTTGGGACTACTCCAAAAGTTACATGA